One Chaetodon auriga isolate fChaAug3 chromosome 14, fChaAug3.hap1, whole genome shotgun sequence genomic window carries:
- the rab32b gene encoding ras-related protein Rab-32, with amino-acid sequence MAGSSATLWMEKLFKVLVIGDQGVGKSSIVLRYVNKRFDERYKASIGVDFGLKTIEWDRQTVVRLQLWDIAGQERFKKMSRVYYRGAMGAVVVFDMTNSSTLEAAAEWKQDLDSKVSLDSGRPVPAVLLANKCDIIGRDRDLVSSLDGFCKDNSFAGWFETSAKDNINIDEAGAFLVKQMMLCDTSLSAEEYHRDVIKVSQAPEESQSQSLCCWSPRL; translated from the exons ATGGCAGGAAGCTCAGCGACATTATGGATGGAGAAACTGTTTAAAGTTTTAGTCATTGGGGATCAAGGCGTTGGAAAAAGCAGCATTGTCTTGCGGTATGTAAATAAACGCTTTGATGAAAGATACAAGGCATCTATTGGAGTTGACTTTGGTCTAAAAACTATTGAATGGGACCGTCAGACAGTGGTGAGACTGCAGCTTTGGGATATTGCGG GCCAGGAGAGGTTTAAGAAGATGTCCAGGGTGTACTACAGAGGGGCGATGGGAGCAGTAGTGGTCTTTGACATGACAAACAGCTCCACCTTGGAGGCTGCCGCAGAGTGGAAGCAGGACCTGGACAGCAAAGTCAGTCTCGACAGCGGGCGTCCGGTCCCTGCTGTCCTGTTGGCCAACAAATGTGACATAATAGGAAGGGACAGAGACTTGGTGTCCTCTCTGGATGGTTTCTGTAAAGACAACAGCTTCGCGGGCTGGTTTGAGACCTCTGCAAAg GACAACATAAATATTGATGAAGCAGGTGCCTTCCTTGTCAAACAAATGATGCTCTGCGACACCAGTCTGTCCGCTGAAGAGTACCACAGGGACGTGATCAAAGTGAGCCAGGCTCCAGAGGAGAGTCAGAGCCAGTCATTGTGCTGCTGGAGTCCACGGCTCTGA